In Ignavibacteriales bacterium, the following are encoded in one genomic region:
- a CDS encoding (2Fe-2S)-binding protein, which yields MDDMKISFKLNNEQVNIEVQPNRRLLDLLREDLGLTGTKEGCSIGECGACTVLINGKAVNSCLVLAVQVDGTEILTVEGLTQNGGLHKLQENFLKYGSIQCGFCTPGMLMSAYALFLENPDPTEDEIKEAISGNLCRCTGYKQIIEAVKESSMQ from the coding sequence ATGGATGATATGAAAATAAGTTTCAAATTAAATAACGAACAAGTAAACATTGAAGTTCAACCAAATCGGCGCCTGCTTGATTTACTCCGCGAGGATTTAGGATTAACCGGAACCAAAGAAGGTTGTAGCATTGGAGAATGCGGCGCCTGCACAGTTTTAATAAATGGTAAAGCAGTAAATTCATGTTTAGTTCTTGCTGTTCAGGTTGATGGAACCGAAATCTTAACTGTTGAGGGTTTGACCCAAAATGGTGGATTACATAAACTTCAGGAAAATTTTTTGAAGTATGGTTCAATTCAATGTGGTTTCTGTACCCCAGGAATGCTAATGTCTGCGTATGCTCTGTTTTTAGAAAATCCAGATCCTACCGAAGATGAAATAAAAGAAGCTATTTCCGGAAATCTCTGCCGATGCACTGGTTACAAACAAATTATTGAAGCAGTAAAAGAAAGTTCAATGCAGTGA
- a CDS encoding TonB-dependent receptor: MQHINKLLVLIFTIFYLMAASFLFAQTGSISGSVSNRDNEKGIAGANIFIEEINTGTSTDDSGEFRFNQVPKGNYTLIFSFVGFKTERTKIKITGDSSLTIKINLQPSSVFLGEVTVSSSRHEKMFRDVPIPMELETSEQIKKIPALTVSDALKNLPGVSLSRDGIWGTYVSIRGFNRASIVTLVDGNRIETATDIAAGLSMIDLSDVDRIEVIKGAASSLYGTGAVGGVVNIFTKSAYFSNAYYNNGKLTSSYNSVNNQPAFNLSLNSGGNKWYTHLSGMIRKAENTRTPVGTLMNSQFEDNNISVSVGVMPFIDHEFKVSFQQFNAENVGIPGASSSFPSIADVRYPKEMRRMISAEYKINNLSESFHNLSFKVFNQLIQRDVENIPHTVQNVPAQAGQPPKRVSVLKITPNADHDTYGFQSQSDWTFSKIHYLIAGIDGWQRSYKGNREKSQKIEVLNPTDQSVVSETNKIIGEKPVPDSKFFSLGVYAQDDIKLIEDKLSMTVGGRVDRINISNEKTYNPVYEITNGVWNDAPSSQILYWDKKNVNDISYSGNINFLYKAFNDIDFTFSSAHSFRSPSLEERYQYIDQGSVIRLGDPNLKPEKGWFFDLGMRVWKTDFNFTGDIFWNSLTDLVVEMPGSYEGRKALIKTNIGKAQLYGFDLGLQYNFLTSFVGYATAAYVNGKDVFNHTYLPQISPLNGKAGIKTSEAKYFDVDLSATLFGKQNKVAVGELATPGYVYFDLYLSSIQFDLGLIKYQIFAGVENLTDKAYRNHLSTNRGLITIEPGRNIFARLSINW; the protein is encoded by the coding sequence ATGCAGCATATAAATAAATTACTCGTTTTAATTTTTACAATTTTTTATTTAATGGCAGCTTCGTTTCTATTTGCCCAAACAGGTTCAATATCAGGCAGCGTATCAAACCGAGATAATGAGAAAGGAATTGCCGGAGCAAATATTTTTATTGAAGAGATAAACACAGGAACATCAACAGATGATTCTGGTGAATTTAGATTTAATCAAGTTCCCAAAGGAAATTACACGTTGATTTTTTCTTTTGTTGGATTTAAAACAGAAAGAACAAAAATAAAAATTACAGGCGATTCTTCTTTAACAATAAAAATAAACCTTCAACCATCATCTGTCTTTTTAGGTGAAGTTACTGTATCGAGCAGCAGGCATGAAAAAATGTTCAGAGATGTTCCAATCCCAATGGAACTTGAAACAAGCGAACAGATAAAAAAAATTCCCGCACTAACCGTCTCAGATGCATTAAAAAATTTGCCGGGCGTTTCATTATCCCGCGATGGAATTTGGGGAACATACGTTAGTATCCGGGGATTTAACCGCGCAAGCATTGTTACTTTAGTTGACGGTAATAGAATTGAAACAGCAACTGATATTGCCGCTGGATTATCGATGATCGACCTTTCGGACGTTGACAGAATTGAAGTTATAAAAGGAGCGGCTTCTTCATTATACGGAACCGGTGCGGTTGGCGGAGTTGTAAATATATTCACTAAGTCAGCGTACTTTAGTAACGCATATTACAATAATGGAAAATTAACGAGTTCTTATAACTCAGTAAATAATCAACCAGCTTTTAATTTATCATTAAATTCGGGTGGCAATAAATGGTACACTCATTTAAGCGGAATGATAAGAAAGGCAGAGAATACAAGAACACCAGTTGGTACATTAATGAATAGCCAATTTGAAGATAACAACATTTCTGTTTCAGTTGGAGTAATGCCGTTTATTGATCACGAATTTAAAGTTAGTTTTCAACAATTCAATGCGGAGAATGTCGGCATTCCAGGCGCTAGTTCTTCCTTTCCATCAATTGCAGATGTCCGGTATCCAAAAGAAATGCGGCGGATGATTAGCGCTGAATATAAAATCAATAATTTATCTGAATCGTTTCATAACCTGTCCTTTAAAGTATTCAATCAATTAATACAAAGAGATGTTGAAAATATTCCACACACTGTTCAGAATGTTCCCGCACAAGCCGGGCAGCCACCAAAAAGAGTTAGCGTTTTAAAAATAACTCCAAACGCAGATCATGACACTTATGGATTTCAATCTCAATCTGATTGGACGTTTTCAAAGATCCATTACTTAATTGCCGGAATAGACGGCTGGCAGAGAAGCTATAAAGGTAACAGAGAAAAATCCCAGAAGATTGAAGTACTTAATCCTACAGATCAATCTGTTGTAAGTGAAACAAATAAAATAATTGGAGAAAAGCCGGTTCCCGATTCAAAATTTTTTAGCCTTGGAGTTTATGCACAGGACGACATAAAATTGATTGAAGATAAACTGAGTATGACGGTTGGTGGTAGAGTTGACAGGATTAATATAAGTAATGAAAAAACTTATAATCCTGTTTACGAAATTACAAATGGTGTTTGGAATGATGCTCCATCAAGCCAGATTTTGTATTGGGATAAAAAAAATGTAAATGATATTTCATATAGTGGAAACATTAATTTTTTATACAAAGCTTTTAATGATATCGATTTTACATTTAGCTCTGCTCATTCATTCAGATCCCCTTCACTTGAGGAACGATACCAGTACATTGATCAGGGAAGTGTTATCCGGCTGGGCGATCCGAATCTTAAACCAGAAAAAGGATGGTTCTTTGATCTTGGGATGAGAGTGTGGAAAACTGATTTTAATTTCACCGGGGATATTTTTTGGAATTCATTAACCGATCTTGTTGTAGAAATGCCGGGAAGTTATGAAGGAAGAAAAGCGCTTATTAAAACCAACATCGGCAAAGCACAGCTTTACGGATTTGATTTAGGTCTCCAATATAATTTTTTAACAAGCTTTGTAGGTTATGCAACTGCCGCTTATGTAAATGGTAAAGATGTATTTAACCATACATACTTACCTCAAATTTCTCCACTGAACGGAAAGGCGGGGATAAAAACATCAGAAGCAAAATATTTTGATGTGGATTTATCAGCAACATTATTTGGTAAACAAAATAAAGTAGCTGTAGGAGAATTAGCAACACCGGGCTATGTCTATTTCGATTTGTATTTAAGCTCAATTCAATTCGATCTTGGATTGATTAAATACCAAATCTTTGCCGGCGTAGAAAATCTGACAGACAAAGCTTATAGAAATCATCTTTCAACTAATCGTGGGCTAATCACCATTGAGCCTGGAAGAAATATCTTTGCACGTCTTAGCATCAATTGGTAA
- a CDS encoding EamA family transporter — protein MNWFLLASISAVFSAIAAISQKKILFTLNALEFSFFVSVFGFVFSIPFFFYINYAELTSASLLILFIKSILGALAFLCVMLSIKNLEISKALPLMALTPGFVAFFAFIFLGETLSASELTGLMLLLVGVYILETKPVQTLFEPFHIFLKSKNYRYVILALLLFTATSILDKLLLKEYKLPPIGFMAFQQLFFAITFGVIYLFSRKEGNHLIKSFDKKILMLIVLVAILTIGYRYTQINATKIAPVSLVLAVKRTSVFFAALIGGKMFDETNLLKKAVAAAIIIGGSLLILQE, from the coding sequence ATGAACTGGTTTTTATTAGCTTCCATATCGGCTGTATTTTCTGCAATAGCAGCAATATCACAAAAGAAAATACTTTTTACACTAAACGCTCTTGAGTTTTCTTTTTTCGTATCAGTGTTTGGATTTGTTTTTTCAATTCCATTTTTCTTTTATATAAATTATGCGGAACTAACATCTGCCAGCCTATTAATTCTTTTTATTAAATCCATTCTGGGGGCGTTGGCATTTTTATGTGTAATGCTGTCAATCAAAAATTTGGAAATCAGCAAAGCACTTCCTTTGATGGCTCTTACACCTGGATTTGTAGCGTTCTTTGCTTTTATCTTTCTTGGAGAAACACTTTCTGCTTCAGAGCTAACCGGGCTTATGCTGCTTCTTGTCGGCGTATATATTTTGGAAACAAAACCTGTTCAAACTTTATTTGAACCATTTCATATTTTTTTAAAATCTAAAAATTACCGATATGTTATTTTAGCCTTATTGCTATTTACTGCTACTTCAATATTGGACAAACTTTTGTTAAAGGAATATAAGCTACCACCAATTGGCTTCATGGCATTTCAACAATTATTCTTTGCAATAACATTTGGAGTTATTTATTTATTCAGTAGAAAAGAAGGGAATCATTTAATTAAATCTTTTGATAAGAAAATATTAATGTTGATTGTACTCGTAGCAATTTTAACAATTGGATATCGATATACGCAAATAAATGCCACAAAGATTGCCCCGGTTTCACTAGTATTAGCAGTTAAAAGAACCTCTGTTTTTTTTGCTGCTTTAATTGGTGGAAAAATGTTTGATGAAACAAACCTGTTGAAAAAGGCGGTTGCCGCAGCAATTATAATTGGTGGATCATTACTAATTTTACAAGAATAG
- a CDS encoding DUF2892 domain-containing protein, which translates to MDLSRKIRIGIGTAIILGGLIFQSGWWIIGILPLITGIFNTCPTCSSSGNTACKIESTKEHSNLNK; encoded by the coding sequence ATGGATTTAAGCAGAAAAATTCGGATAGGTATTGGCACTGCAATTATTTTAGGTGGATTAATTTTTCAAAGCGGGTGGTGGATAATTGGAATTCTTCCTTTGATAACTGGCATATTTAATACTTGTCCCACATGTAGTTCATCAGGAAACACTGCTTGTAAGATTGAATCTACTAAAGAACATTCCAATCTGAATAAATAA
- a CDS encoding FAD-dependent oxidoreductase, which translates to MCIPVYEVIESKITEFVGEEKLESIRIENQNTNELSDMKVDGVFIFIGYVPNTEKIGDKVTLNKFREIIVDNNMATNIAGVYAAGDSIAKRYRQVTTAVADGTIAALSASEYVNNIKKELNSIIIN; encoded by the coding sequence ATGTGTATTCCAGTTTACGAAGTAATAGAATCCAAGATAACTGAATTTGTTGGTGAAGAGAAACTTGAGAGTATTAGAATTGAAAATCAGAATACTAATGAATTGAGCGATATGAAAGTTGATGGTGTTTTCATTTTTATCGGCTATGTCCCGAATACAGAAAAGATTGGCGATAAAGTTACTCTTAATAAGTTCCGGGAGATAATTGTTGATAACAATATGGCAACAAACATTGCTGGAGTTTATGCCGCGGGTGATTCCATTGCAAAACGATACCGACAAGTAACAACTGCAGTTGCAGATGGCACTATTGCTGCCTTAAGCGCGTCGGAGTATGTGAATAATATTAAAAAAGAATTGAATTCAATTATTATCAACTAG
- a CDS encoding class I SAM-dependent methyltransferase, whose protein sequence is MEIINKNHWYDGWFYDKFIAPNQDRLFGQIKNLIEPDSNIIDIGCGTGRFSFFIADKCNSIKGIDLSIRNVNRANLLLSKNPNSKITFQHKSVSETISEGKEHFDYAVITYVIHEVNIEERVKLLNEIAQIADKFIIGDYLVPKPIGLWSLLNEVIEFAAGSNHYKNYKSYVANGGIYDLVSKTGFKIIKEIKIQSSISHIVVASK, encoded by the coding sequence ATGGAAATAATAAATAAAAACCATTGGTATGATGGTTGGTTCTACGATAAATTTATTGCGCCGAATCAAGATAGATTATTTGGACAAATTAAAAATCTTATAGAACCGGACTCGAACATAATTGATATTGGCTGCGGTACAGGTCGATTCTCTTTTTTTATTGCCGATAAATGCAATTCAATTAAGGGAATTGATTTATCAATTCGAAATGTAAATAGGGCTAATTTACTACTTTCAAAAAATCCAAATAGTAAAATTACTTTTCAGCATAAAAGTGTTAGTGAGACAATCTCAGAAGGCAAAGAACATTTTGATTACGCGGTTATAACATATGTTATCCACGAAGTAAATATAGAAGAGCGGGTAAAACTCTTAAATGAAATAGCGCAAATTGCGGATAAGTTTATTATTGGTGATTATCTTGTTCCAAAACCAATTGGTTTGTGGAGTTTGCTGAATGAAGTAATTGAGTTTGCTGCCGGATCGAATCATTATAAAAACTATAAAAGTTATGTTGCAAATGGCGGCATTTATGATCTGGTAAGTAAAACTGGTTTTAAAATTATTAAAGAAATAAAAATCCAATCTTCAATAAGTCACATTGTAGTTGCTTCCAAATAA
- a CDS encoding NifB/NifX family molybdenum-iron cluster-binding protein, with protein sequence MKIAVPTTQNNQVDAHFGHCEYFTVVTIENGEVNNSQMIESPQGCGCKSNIASILQEMGVEVMLAGNMGGGAVNVLNYHGIDVFRGCEGDVNALVQNFVKGELVDSGETCHLHQGHHNEDGNQCGHNN encoded by the coding sequence ATGAAAATTGCAGTACCGACTACACAAAACAATCAGGTTGATGCTCATTTTGGGCATTGCGAATATTTTACTGTAGTCACTATCGAAAATGGAGAAGTTAATAACTCACAGATGATAGAATCACCACAAGGCTGCGGATGTAAATCAAACATTGCATCAATTCTACAAGAGATGGGGGTTGAAGTTATGCTTGCTGGCAATATGGGCGGTGGTGCTGTGAATGTCCTAAATTATCATGGAATTGATGTGTTTAGAGGATGCGAAGGTGATGTGAATGCTCTTGTTCAAAATTTTGTTAAAGGAGAACTTGTTGATTCTGGGGAAACATGCCATTTGCACCAAGGTCATCATAATGAAGATGGAAACCAATGCGGACATAATAATTAA
- a CDS encoding DUF134 domain-containing protein produces the protein MLEIIKFMPRPKKHRKINCNPVSYYFKPQGIPMTELEEIILDADELEALRLADLLAYSHERSAIKMKISRATFGRIVESARNKVVDAILHGKAIKIGNEFPAELKEKRTVKCKNCGSLKKNNSINNNETCHKCKRINKEN, from the coding sequence ATGCTCGAAATAATAAAATTTATGCCCAGACCCAAAAAACACAGAAAAATAAATTGTAATCCGGTTTCCTATTATTTTAAACCGCAAGGTATTCCAATGACTGAATTGGAAGAGATAATTCTTGATGCAGATGAATTGGAAGCTCTTAGATTGGCAGATCTTCTCGCTTATTCTCATGAAAGAAGCGCAATTAAAATGAAAATATCCAGGGCTACATTTGGAAGAATAGTTGAAAGTGCAAGGAATAAAGTTGTAGATGCTATTCTACACGGAAAAGCGATCAAGATCGGCAATGAGTTCCCAGCAGAGTTAAAAGAGAAGCGAACTGTTAAATGCAAAAACTGCGGTTCACTTAAAAAAAATAATTCAATAAACAATAATGAAACTTGCCACAAGTGCAAAAGAATAAACAAGGAGAACTAA
- a CDS encoding class I SAM-dependent methyltransferase encodes MEKIRTIPKSESDLLLKSWGYDLIDDYFQMITEAGFPHNNIILDVATGTGRAASVLSRLDFQVLTGDYSLDKKIEAETRITEEYLCEVEFLKLNLENIPFEDNSIENIVCINTLHELENPLLSISEIIRIHSTKGILLVADFNSEGFDVLDKLHTTQFGKLHPRGKISLNELENILKNKYSVIKKVETQLNTAYIVQKKRS; translated from the coding sequence ATGGAAAAAATTAGAACAATACCTAAATCGGAAAGTGATTTGCTGCTTAAAAGCTGGGGTTATGATTTAATTGATGACTACTTCCAAATGATTACTGAAGCAGGTTTTCCGCACAATAACATCATCCTTGATGTTGCAACCGGAACCGGTAGAGCTGCTTCGGTTTTATCGAGGTTGGATTTTCAGGTACTTACAGGTGATTATAGCTTGGATAAGAAGATTGAGGCAGAAACAAGAATAACGGAAGAATATCTTTGCGAAGTTGAATTCCTTAAACTGAACCTTGAGAATATTCCATTTGAAGATAACTCCATTGAAAATATAGTTTGTATAAATACACTGCACGAACTTGAAAATCCATTATTAAGCATCAGCGAAATAATCCGTATCCATTCTACCAAGGGAATATTGCTGGTTGCTGATTTTAATTCTGAAGGATTTGATGTTTTAGATAAACTGCACACAACTCAATTTGGGAAGCTACATCCAAGAGGAAAAATTTCTTTAAATGAATTAGAAAATATTCTAAAAAATAAATACTCTGTTATTAAAAAGGTTGAAACACAACTTAATACTGCTTATATAGTTCAGAAAAAAAGAAGTTAG
- a CDS encoding YeeE/YedE thiosulfate transporter family protein: protein MGPLVPEVIGNELNFVVALFIGIAFGFILEQAGFSTSKKLVGLFYGYDFTVLRVFFTGGVTAMIGVVAFDHFGLLDISLVYVNPTFLWSALVGGLIMGLGFVIGGYCPGTSVCAAAIGKIDAMIFIGGSFIGVFVFAEGYPLFEGLYKSANWGSPRIFETLGMSQSLFAFLLTAMAVGAFWAVTLIENKVNGKPNPEFSSKPLYFGLTAIALLIGLSAFAMPDRKGAMLRKVSDENFIAGYPIKTITSDELAFRLIDDDQNLQIIDLRSQKEFDAMSLPKSNHFSLENIFEKDIHNLLLLKHKRNIFIANEEVTAKKGAVLAKELGFEDVLVLKGGLNQFKMDILNFKMPEKINSRNEADTYRFRTKANLVIPELIKENKLKQTAGEKKQVKRIVGGC from the coding sequence ATGGGACCATTAGTACCGGAAGTAATTGGAAACGAATTAAATTTTGTAGTTGCGCTTTTCATTGGAATTGCATTCGGCTTTATACTTGAACAAGCCGGCTTCTCAACATCTAAAAAACTTGTTGGACTTTTTTACGGATACGACTTTACTGTTCTTCGCGTTTTCTTTACCGGAGGCGTTACTGCTATGATTGGCGTTGTTGCATTCGATCATTTTGGATTGCTGGATATTTCGCTTGTCTATGTTAATCCAACTTTCCTCTGGTCTGCATTAGTAGGTGGATTGATAATGGGATTGGGATTTGTTATCGGCGGTTATTGCCCGGGTACAAGTGTTTGTGCCGCAGCCATAGGAAAAATAGATGCAATGATTTTTATTGGCGGGTCGTTCATAGGAGTTTTTGTTTTTGCAGAAGGCTACCCACTATTCGAAGGATTATATAAATCAGCAAACTGGGGAAGTCCAAGAATATTTGAAACACTCGGAATGTCGCAATCGCTTTTTGCTTTTCTTTTAACTGCGATGGCTGTTGGTGCTTTTTGGGCTGTTACTTTGATTGAGAATAAAGTTAACGGCAAACCAAATCCTGAGTTTAGTTCTAAACCGCTTTATTTCGGATTAACGGCAATAGCCTTGTTGATTGGGCTTTCCGCTTTCGCTATGCCTGATAGAAAAGGAGCAATGCTTAGAAAGGTTTCCGATGAAAACTTTATTGCCGGATATCCAATTAAAACAATTACAAGTGATGAGCTTGCTTTCAGATTGATTGATGATGACCAAAATCTGCAGATAATTGATTTACGTTCTCAAAAAGAATTTGATGCGATGTCGCTGCCAAAATCAAATCACTTTTCATTGGAAAATATTTTTGAAAAGGATATCCATAATCTTCTTTTGCTCAAACATAAAAGAAACATTTTTATTGCAAATGAAGAGGTAACCGCAAAAAAAGGCGCTGTACTTGCAAAAGAATTGGGTTTTGAAGATGTATTAGTTCTTAAAGGAGGCTTGAATCAATTTAAAATGGATATTCTAAATTTTAAAATGCCTGAAAAAATAAATAGTAGAAATGAAGCCGATACTTATCGCTTTAGAACAAAGGCAAACCTGGTTATTCCTGAACTCATTAAAGAAAATAAACTAAAGCAAACTGCTGGAGAAAAAAAACAAGTAAAGCGGATAGTTGGAGGATGTTAA
- a CDS encoding YeeE/YedE thiosulfate transporter family protein gives MNETKYMNPYLAGFFLGLILLATIYITGRGLGASGAVKSAVVAAVETVTPAHTSETKFYKEYSEEHPGNPLKNWLVFEVIGVVIGAFISGLISNRLKFTLEHSPKIKSKIRVVGALIGGALFGFGAQLGRGCTSGAALSGMAVLSFGGIITMFAIFGGAYAVAYFFRKLWL, from the coding sequence ATGAATGAAACAAAATATATGAATCCATATTTAGCCGGATTTTTTCTCGGTTTGATTTTATTAGCTACAATATACATAACCGGAAGAGGGCTTGGTGCAAGTGGTGCCGTTAAAAGCGCTGTTGTGGCAGCGGTTGAAACCGTTACACCAGCACATACATCCGAAACAAAATTTTATAAAGAGTACTCAGAAGAACATCCTGGCAATCCATTAAAAAACTGGCTGGTCTTCGAAGTGATAGGAGTTGTTATTGGTGCTTTCATCTCGGGATTAATTTCAAACCGCCTCAAATTTACACTTGAACACTCACCAAAAATAAAAAGCAAAATTAGAGTTGTTGGAGCATTAATCGGCGGGGCATTATTCGGATTTGGTGCACAGCTTGGCAGAGGCTGTACCAGTGGAGCAGCATTAAGTGGGATGGCAGTGCTTTCTTTCGGTGGAATAATTACAATGTTCGCAATTTTTGGTGGCGCTTATGCAGTCGCATATTTTTTTAGAAAACTGTGGCTATAA
- a CDS encoding cytochrome b/b6 domain-containing protein, which produces MKQKVYIYRAFERFWHWMQAIIIFFMAVTGFEIHGSINFFGYQNAVKYHNIAAYAFIVLIVFAIFWHFSTGEWRQYLPTVKNMRAQINYYLFGIFRNAPHPTKKTVLSKLNPLQKLVYLSLKILVIPTMVISGLLYMFYRYPQKGGIEGLNIDSIEVIALFHTAGAFLLLGFIIVHLYLITTGTTVTSNLKAMITGYEELESDGKEKHHQEKSELTNETKIAEVEVTNE; this is translated from the coding sequence ATGAAACAGAAAGTATATATCTATAGAGCCTTCGAACGATTCTGGCATTGGATGCAGGCAATCATCATCTTTTTTATGGCGGTAACGGGATTTGAAATTCACGGTTCAATAAATTTTTTCGGATATCAAAATGCAGTTAAGTATCACAACATTGCAGCATATGCGTTTATTGTTTTAATTGTATTCGCAATCTTCTGGCATTTTTCTACCGGAGAGTGGAGACAATACCTTCCAACAGTAAAGAATATGAGAGCACAGATAAACTATTATTTGTTTGGAATTTTTAGGAACGCACCGCATCCCACAAAGAAAACAGTATTAAGCAAACTCAATCCACTTCAAAAATTGGTCTACCTTTCTTTGAAGATTTTGGTGATTCCAACAATGGTTATTTCCGGATTGTTATACATGTTTTACCGTTATCCACAAAAAGGCGGAATAGAAGGATTGAATATTGATTCAATTGAAGTGATTGCACTTTTCCACACAGCCGGTGCATTCCTACTACTTGGTTTTATAATTGTTCATCTTTACTTAATTACAACCGGCACAACTGTTACTTCTAATCTTAAAGCGATGATAACCGGTTATGAAGAATTGGAAAGCGATGGAAAAGAAAAACACCATCAAGAAAAAAGCGAATTAACCAACGAAACAAAAATTGCTGAAGTTGAGGTTACCAATGAATGA
- a CDS encoding tetrathionate reductase family octaheme c-type cytochrome, whose protein sequence is MKKILISLALLGILIVSAVSFLSSKETEPDQLTLLKTRLSKKTAPSVDHTKFAALQKKFKTPQEATEACLSCHNGRAQEIMKSTHWNWEREEYVEGRGIVYLGKKNAINNFCIGTEGNEASCAKCHIGYGMKDSKTFSYTDSTNIDCLVCHDNTETYAKAPEKGGAPDLTLDFSNIAQHVGEPKRSNCGVCHFFGGGGNNVKHGDLEKAMFEPSKEVDVHMGTDGMNLQCIDCHKTEKHNISGKMYSLSSMNRNRATCEECHSENPHESSILNKHTLKVACQTCHIPVYAKVNATKTDWDWSTAGKLKDGNPYEEDDKEGNHTYLSIKGNFKWGKNLKPDYIWFNGTATHYLLGDSVANTSVPLVLNTLNGSYDDRDSKITPVKIHRAKQPFDPVTKMLIQPKLYAEKKGEGALWKDFDWIRASEVGMKDVNLPFSGKVAFIQTEMYWPVNHMVSSKEKSVTCNECHTRDNSRLAGLKDFYMPARDFSPFIEFAGGGILVLSLIGVFAHGTIRIFSSRKMKKRG, encoded by the coding sequence ATGAAAAAAATTCTTATATCACTGGCACTATTAGGCATATTGATTGTAAGTGCGGTAAGTTTTCTTTCCTCTAAAGAAACCGAACCGGACCAATTAACTTTGCTAAAAACCAGGTTATCAAAAAAAACAGCACCTTCAGTTGATCATACTAAATTTGCAGCGCTTCAGAAAAAATTTAAGACTCCGCAAGAAGCAACGGAAGCATGCCTTTCGTGCCACAATGGACGTGCACAGGAGATAATGAAATCCACGCACTGGAATTGGGAACGCGAGGAATATGTTGAAGGACGCGGAATAGTGTATCTTGGTAAAAAAAATGCAATTAACAATTTCTGCATCGGTACAGAAGGAAACGAAGCAAGCTGTGCCAAATGCCATATTGGCTATGGGATGAAAGATTCCAAAACTTTTTCTTATACAGATTCCACAAACATTGATTGCCTTGTTTGCCATGATAATACGGAGACCTATGCAAAGGCTCCGGAAAAAGGCGGCGCCCCGGATTTAACCCTGGATTTTTCAAACATTGCCCAACATGTTGGCGAGCCTAAAAGATCTAATTGCGGAGTATGCCATTTTTTTGGCGGAGGTGGCAACAACGTAAAACATGGCGATCTTGAAAAAGCAATGTTTGAACCATCTAAAGAAGTTGATGTTCATATGGGAACCGATGGAATGAATTTGCAATGTATTGATTGCCACAAAACAGAAAAGCATAACATCAGCGGAAAAATGTACTCACTTTCTTCGATGAACCGTAACCGAGCTACCTGCGAAGAGTGTCATTCTGAAAATCCTCATGAAAGTTCAATCCTGAACAAGCATACTTTAAAAGTAGCTTGCCAAACCTGCCACATTCCGGTTTATGCAAAAGTAAATGCAACCAAGACTGATTGGGATTGGTCTACTGCCGGTAAACTTAAAGATGGCAATCCCTATGAAGAAGATGATAAAGAGGGAAACCACACTTATCTATCTATCAAAGGAAATTTTAAGTGGGGAAAAAATCTTAAACCGGATTATATCTGGTTTAATGGAACAGCAACTCATTATCTCTTAGGCGATTCAGTTGCCAATACCTCAGTGCCATTGGTGCTTAACACACTAAACGGTTCGTACGATGACAGAGATTCTAAAATTACTCCTGTAAAAATTCACAGGGCAAAGCAGCCATTTGACCCGGTTACAAAAATGTTAATTCAACCAAAACTTTATGCGGAAAAAAAAGGTGAAGGAGCTCTGTGGAAAGATTTCGATTGGATTCGTGCTTCTGAAGTTGGGATGAAAGATGTTAATCTTCCATTCAGCGGCAAAGTTGCTTTTATTCAAACAGAAATGTATTGGCCTGTTAATCACATGGTTTCATCGAAAGAAAAATCTGTTACGTGTAATGAATGCCATACCCGCGATAACAGCCGTTTGGCTGGATTAAAAGATTTCTACATGCCGGCACGAGATTTCAGTCCGTTTATAGAATTTGCAGGCGGCGGTATTTTGGTGCTATCACTTATTGGAGTTTTTGCTCACGGGACAATTAGAATTTTTTCTTCACGCAAAATGAAAAAGAGAGGATGA